In Toxoplasma gondii ME49 chromosome VIII, whole genome shotgun sequence, a single genomic region encodes these proteins:
- a CDS encoding hypothetical protein (encoded by transcript TGME49_273995) — protein sequence MMDLLHLSRRSVLRQFASSGPSPLCPLSCRRLPSSACLLRRQFVRERTDRRAASNCSSCSSPQPRLGDSSLSAHSPHLSLHASHSVFFSSSSSSFGSSEETREAVAKSVRETWKLQRFHSVSAVDIPDEGRGANDCFSSVEITVGTPTDDACLPYRILSSSSASSSISSPSASSGFPSPWNSVHGEKSPGGRKRPGIAGSRGRGEACVDAADARGDWQDGASAFSQTQGRRRSATEESNRPTARTAVCEAPRARLHGTIVKVHHHRVCGFVAPDDGGPHIFLHRDDFVKSSSSASSASSPAGGRKSRRVSASAGAGARAAGETQKVEHLLLHPGQSVTFETSWDPLHNAPRAVRVAFEEERDEERDSRRALGDAWQQRGHEGA from the exons ATGATGGATCTCCTGCACCTGAGTCGACGGTCCGTTCTGCGAcagttcgcttcttctggcCCTTCCCCTCTTTGCCCACTTTCTTGTCGacgtcttccttcttctgcctgctTGCTGCGTAGACAGTTCGTTCGAGAAAGGACAGACCGCCGTGCCGCTTCGAACTGttcgtcttgttcttctcctcaacCTCGGCTGGGCgactcttcgctgtctgcgcATTCACCTCATCTATCTCTCCACGCCTCGcactctgtgtttttttcttcttcttcttcttccttcggtTCGTCggaagaaactcgagaagcTGTTGCAAAGTCTGTACGGGAGACTTGGAAGTTGCAGAGATTTCACAGTGTCTCTGCGGTGGACATTCCAGACGAAGGCAGGGGCGCCAAcgactgtttctcttctgttgaaATAACAGTGGGCACTCCGACTGACGACGCTTGCCTTCCGTACAGgattctctcttcgtcgtctgcttcttcatcgatttcgtcgccttctgcctcttctggcTTCCCTTCCCCTTGGAACTCGGTGCACGGAGAGAAGTCTCCAGGTGGACGAAAGAGACCGGGGATAGCTGGATCTCGCGGACGCGGAGAAGCTTGCGTGGACGCTGCTGACGCGCGTGGAGACTGGCAAGACGGCGCGAGCGCCTTTTCGCAGACGCagggaaggaggcgaagcgcgacagaggagagtAACAGACCAACTGCGAGAACGGCCGTCTGTGAAGCCCCCAGAGCTCGTCTCCATGGCACCATTGTCAAAGTTCACCATCACCGCGTCTGCGGATTCGTcg ccCCCGATGACGGCGGACCGCACATCTTTCTTCACCGCGACGATTTCGTCAAGTCatcgtcttctgcgtcgtctgcgtcttcgcctgctgGTGGCCGCAAGTCGCGGAGAGTTTCGGCGAGTGCAGGGGCCGGCGCGAGGGCGGCtggcgagacgcagaaggtcgaacatcttcttctccacccaGGGCAAAGCGTCACTTTCGAGACGTCCTGGGATCCGCTGCACAACGCGCCGCGAGCGGTGCGAGTTGCTTTCGAGGAGGaacgcgacgaagagcgcgACTCGCGACGCGCGTTGGGGGACGCCTGGCAGCAGCGAGGTCACGAAGGAGCGTAG